One Melanotaenia boesemani isolate fMelBoe1 chromosome 8, fMelBoe1.pri, whole genome shotgun sequence DNA segment encodes these proteins:
- the vwa5b2 gene encoding von Willebrand factor A domain-containing protein 5B1 isoform X3, which yields MVGLRNRSTWEPLLLKASSIKSCANGCSMGITAHLTYANADIESVEGVFVYPLGEKEVVVGFEAVIAGRLVGVQIQSRGKVKDCCLDCCPGSGLDGHCGNGREWGCCGTSSLDMQCTNGHLILDEDLERTTFIVGCGIIGPMDIVSVVISTTLELPTLENGAIRIVYPTLLTPIVTGQMTASKSENGGKSEETGGTSCFGATPGKQDRALDAAQQCSHTIFTSPAANLAPYELNFQLLVRAACLLAGLESPTHALRADADPSAQSASATYITLAQEHPYDRHIEIILHLSEPHSPLVILERGRLSFSQYEQQTSSRRDFIRCTRKDSDPERKLEFVRRRYHKDILCSPVLMLNFCPDLLSEPLELYKASRELLFLVDRSGSMSGTNIHRVKEAMVVALKSLPSGTMLNIVGFGTTIKPLFTSSKLCTDVTLKQAYEYIQRMRADMRGTNLLGALSWLCQQPMQRSYPRQVFIITDGSISNVAKVLELVRRNTCTGRCFGLGLGTRACRRLLQGMAKLTGGTTEFLDDEERLQPKLIKSLKKAFEPVLTDVRIDWYLPENMEALLSPNEIPPLYPGDCLIGYCTLYDMTNFKAKKIESNDELSPPPASELMPVVTHADGTDLEEALREISREISSEFSCARDTDPGTSPGVELDMSSDIRRRIQESSYIQEQYVLTHCSLSSERSLQTQSQSHVHVSNSDSAGGTFLSDSHCSGPVLDTGSLPQGLEKMAPPEQRSSLSRWADPAWQQNLSAETPDNDARKNGCLERSEEYRRRQKALARSTMAARSFSSPQGELEMHRLRRALERVSFDQTLGGRLDESDGETKPSSRGTVSHRSLTDSNGLLFPASPLDWDNLTDPEYFFTAVPPEDPPPGQCRSLIHGHLSGKPVSWEVTVDLGHLWTPEGEEITGVDRCGGGGEEGGKPWEEIIHQLTARSVIKDFEKMAEKESDNGHGSVKRHRMKAIQTSKHCNIICMYTAFTTTDSSANKGLTRGMDVYNTGIHMGRRLSSQSGSHKQRAYSVGLGRRCTSKDSEEVEDNYNSTDRDDTPASPCSVTSWDSNVGGIGYCAMAPAATGSTCSRSQRSIESKSMESFFGTRFPLGRLRSSISSGKQVPLKSHCLSAETDKQPDSEAPDYLPLVHLQLASGAFLLTEIYSDCVQIPLDRLKRASPYSLHRRSLSPAFRCTSPSAPSLSTTAKPPGALASHHVTFSPSACSLTKPTAPPFHHTPDDTPLILESKLLRRHLSDRDPATSPPDFPSSEEGSLELSVGLSQSQSLGQADSGRGSETDVCEGISAEPPDLQSSSLLAQEDLEGSSWATAVALAWLEHRCAGYFMEWELVAAKADFWLRCQELPEGVDLAGLRGAARQLFLLLRHWDENIKLNMLCYNPNNM from the exons ATGGTGGGGCTGAGAAATCGCTCAACATGGGAACCACTGCTGCTCAAGGCCTCCAGCATCAAGTCTTGTGCCAACGGCTGCTCGATGGGCATCACTGCACACCTTACATACGCCAACGCTGATATAGAGTCTGTCGAAG GTGTTTTTGTGTACCCTCTCGGGGAAAAGGAGGTTGTGGTGGGCTTTGAGGCTGTGATCGCAGGCCGGCTAGTGGGGGTACAGATCCAGAGCCGAGGGAAGGTGAAAGACTGCTGTTTGGATTGCTGCCCTGGATCTGGTCTTGATGGACACTGTGGGAATGGCCGGGAGTGGGGCTGCTGCGGGACTTCCAGCTTGGATATGCAATGCACTAACG gGCATCTCATCCTGGATGAAGACCTGGAAAGAACCACTTTCATTGTGGGCTGTGGTATCATTGGCCCCATGGACATAGTGTCTGTTGTTATAAGCACTACGCTAGAACTCCCTACATTAGAAAACGGAGCAATTCGCATTGTCTACCCAACACTGCTTACACCGATCGTGACAGGCCAGATGACTGCAAGCAAGAGTGAAAATGGAGGGAAATCTGAGGAAACTGG GGGAACAAGCTGTTTTGGTGCCACCCCAGGGAAACAGGACAGAGCTTTGGACGCTGCGCAGCAGTGCTCCCACACCATCTTCACCAGTCCAGCTGCCAACCTGGCACCATATGAGCTCAACTTCCAGCTGCTGGTCAGAGCAGCCTGTCTGCTGGCTG GACTGGAGAGTCCTACTCATGCTTTGAGGGCAGACGCTGACCCGAGTGCCCAAAGTGCCTCTGCCACCTACATCACCTTGGCACAAGAGCATCCATATGACAGACACATAGAGATCATTTTGCACCTCAGTG AACCTCACAGTCCATTGGTCATCTTAGAGAGAGGCAGGCTGTCCTTCagccagtatgagcagcagacCTCTTCACGCCGTGATTTCATTCGCTGCACCCGCAAAGATTCAGACCCCGAAAGAAAG CTTGAGTTTGTGAGGAGGCGATACCACAAGGACATCCTCTGTAGCCCCGTTCTGATGCTCAATTTCTGCCCTGACTTGCTGTCTGAACCTCTGGAGCTGTACAAAGCCAGCAGAGAGTTGCTGTTCCTTGTTGATCGTAGTGGCAGCATGAGTGGCACCAACATTCATCGAGTAAAG gaAGCCATGGTGGTGGCTCTGAAGAGTCTGCCTTCTGGTACAATGCTCAACATTGTCGGCTTTGGGACCACGATCAAACCTCTGTTCACCTCCAGCAAGCTCTGCACTGAT GTGACTCTAAAGCAGGCCTATGAATACATCCAGAGGATGAGAGCAGATATGAGAGGCACCAACCTCCTGGGGGCACTGTCCTGGCTCTGCCAGCAGCCCATGCAGCGCTCATATCCTCGTCAGGTCTTCATCATCACGGATGGGTCTATAAGCAATGTGGCCAAAGTGCTGGAGCTGGTACGCAGAAACACATGCACTGGCAG ATGCTTTGGGCTAGGACTTGGCACCCGAGCCTGCAGGAGACTCCTGCAGGGCATGGCCAAACTGACAGGAGGGACCACAGAGTTCTTGGATGATGAAGAGAGACTACAGCCCAAG TTAATCAAGTCTCTAAAAAAGGCCTTTGAACCTGTGCTGACTGATGTTAGGATTGACTGGTACCTGCCAGAGAACATGGAAGCTCTTCTTTCACCCAATGAAATCCCTCCACTCTACCCTGGTGACTGCCTCATTGGATACTGCACTCTTTATGACATGACCAATTTCAAAGCAAAAAAGATAGAG TCAAATGATGAGCTTTCACCTCCTCCTGCTTCTGAGTTAATGCCTGTGGTGACACATGCAGATGGCACTGACCTGGAGGAAGCTCTGAGGGAAATTTCCAGAGAAATTTCTTCTGAGTTCTCCTGTGCCAGAGACACTGACCCTGGAACCAGTCCAG GTGTGGAGCTGGACATGTCCAGTGATATAAGGAGGAGGATCCAGGAGAGTTCTTATATTCAGGAGCAGTATGTTCTCACTCACTGCTCCCTCAGCAGTGAGCGTAGTCTTCAAACTCAGTCCCAGTCGCATGTACATGTCTCGAACTCAGATTCTGCAGGCGGGACCTTTCTGTCTGATTCTCATTGCTCTGGTCCAGTGTTGGATACAGGGTCTCTACCACAAGGCCTTGAGAAGATGGCCCCTCCAGAACAGAGGTCATCCTTGTCTCGATGGGCAGACCCAGCATGGCAGCAAAACCTTTCAGCTGAAACTCCTGACAACGATGCGAGAAAG AATGGGTGTTTGGAGAGAAGCGAGGAATATCGTAGGAGGCAGAAAGCACTAGCACGTTCAACTATGGCAGCACGAAGTTTCTCATCACCCCAGGGTGAACTAGAGATGCATCGCCTTAGGAGAGCTCTGGAGAGGGTCTCTTTTGACCAGACACTAGGAGGGAGACTGGATGAAAGTGATGGGGAAACAAAGCCTTCATCAAGAGGGACAGTTTCCCACCGGAGCCTCACAGACTCCA ATGGACTCCTGTTTCCTGCCTCTCCCCTGGACTGGGATAACCTCACAGACCCTGAGTATTTCTTCACTGCTGTACCTCCAGAGGATCCTCCACCAGGTCAGTGCCGCTCCTTGATTCACGGCCACCTGAGCGGCAAACCAGTGTCCTGGGAGGTCACTGTGGACCTGGGGCATCTCTGGACCCCTGAGGGTGAGGAAATCACAGGGGTTGATAGATGTGGAGGTGGAGGGGAAGAAGGAGGGAAACCATGGGAGGAGATCATTCACCAACTGACTGCTCGCTCAGTTATAAAGGACTTTGAGAAAATGGCAGAAAAGGAGAGTGATAATGGACATG GTTCAGTTAAACGACACCGTATGAAGGCTATTCAGACAAGTAAGCATTGTAACATCATCTGTATGTACACAGCCTTCACTACCACAGACAGCAGCGCCAACAAAGGCTTGACGAGAGGCATGGATGTTTACAACACTG ggATTCATATGGGAAGGAGACTGAGTTCTCAGTCAGGTAGTCACAAGCAGAGAGCCTACTCTGTGGGACTGGGCAGACGGTGTACCAGCAAAGACAGCGAAGAGGTCGAAGACAACTATAACTCTACAG ACAGAGATGACACTCCTGCCTCACCCTGTAGCGTTACATCCTGGGACTCTA ATGTAGGTGGCATCGGCTACTGTGCTATGGCCCCTGCAGCAACTGGCAGCACCTGCAGTCGTTCACAGCGATCCATAGAGAGCAAGTCAATGGAGAGCTTCTTTGGGACCAG GTTCCCACTAGGCAGACTCAGGTCTTCCATCTCGTCAGGGAAGCAGGTTCCTCTGAAGTCCCACTGTTTATCTGCAGAGACTGACAAACAACCTGACAGTGAAGCTCCTGACTACCTGCCTCTG GTGCATCTGCAGCTTGCGTCAGGAGCTTTTCTGCTCACAGAGATTTACTCCGACTGTGTCCAGATCCCTCTGGACCGACTTAAAAGAGCATCACCTTACAGTCTGCATCGTCGCAGTCTCAGTCCAGCCTTCCGCTGTACATCTCCTAGTGCTCCCTCTTTATCTACCACTGCCAAACCTCCAGGCGCTCTCGCTAGCCACCATGTTACCTTTTCTCCCTCTGCGTGCTCCCTCACCAAGCCAACTGCTCCTCCTTTCCATCACACTCCAGATGACACCCCACTGATTTTGGAGTCAAAGCTTTTAAGAAGACACTTATCTGACCGAGACCCTGCCACCTCACCCCCTGACTTCCCCAGCTCTGAAGAAGGCTCTTTGGAGCTATCTGTCGGCCTCTCTCAGAGCCAGAGCCTTGGCCAAGCGGACAGTGGTCGTGGTTCAGAGACAGACGTCTGTGAGGGCATTTCAGCTGAGCCACCAGACCTCCAGAGCAGCAGCCTGCTGGCTCAGGAGGATTTGGAGGGCTCAAGCtgggccacagctgtggctctGGCTTGGCTGGAGCACCGATGTGCTGGCTACTTCATGGAGTGGGAGCTAGTAGCAGCAAAAGCAGACTTCTGGCTACGTTGTCAGGAGCTGCCAGAGGGTGTGGACCTGGCAGGGCTCAGAGGAGCAGCCAGACAGCTGTTCCTGCTGCTGCGCCACTGGGATGAGAATATTAAACTTAACATGCTGTGTTATAACCCCAATAACATGTGA
- the vwa5b2 gene encoding von Willebrand factor A domain-containing protein 5B1 isoform X1, translated as MVGLRNRSTWEPLLLKASSIKSCANGCSMGITAHLTYANADIESVEGVFVYPLGEKEVVVGFEAVIAGRLVGVQIQSRGKVKDCCLDCCPGSGLDGHCGNGREWGCCGTSSLDMQCTNGHLILDEDLERTTFIVGCGIIGPMDIVSVVISTTLELPTLENGAIRIVYPTLLTPIVTGQMTASKSENGGKSEETGGTSCFGATPGKQDRALDAAQQCSHTIFTSPAANLAPYELNFQLLVRAACLLAGLESPTHALRADADPSAQSASATYITLAQEHPYDRHIEIILHLSEPHSPLVILERGRLSFSQYEQQTSSRRDFIRCTRKDSDPERKLEFVRRRYHKDILCSPVLMLNFCPDLLSEPLELYKASRELLFLVDRSGSMSGTNIHRVKEAMVVALKSLPSGTMLNIVGFGTTIKPLFTSSKLCTDVTLKQAYEYIQRMRADMRGTNLLGALSWLCQQPMQRSYPRQVFIITDGSISNVAKVLELVRRNTCTGRCFGLGLGTRACRRLLQGMAKLTGGTTEFLDDEERLQPKLIKSLKKAFEPVLTDVRIDWYLPENMEALLSPNEIPPLYPGDCLIGYCTLYDMTNFKAKKIESQGQDYKGFHRGSTGSVFGQSNDELSPPPASELMPVVTHADGTDLEEALREISREISSEFSCARDTDPGTSPGVELDMSSDIRRRIQESSYIQEQYVLTHCSLSSERSLQTQSQSHVHVSNSDSAGGTFLSDSHCSGPVLDTGSLPQGLEKMAPPEQRSSLSRWADPAWQQNLSAETPDNDARKNGCLERSEEYRRRQKALARSTMAARSFSSPQGELEMHRLRRALERVSFDQTLGGRLDESDGETKPSSRGTVSHRSLTDSNGLLFPASPLDWDNLTDPEYFFTAVPPEDPPPGQCRSLIHGHLSGKPVSWEVTVDLGHLWTPEGEEITGVDRCGGGGEEGGKPWEEIIHQLTARSVIKDFEKMAEKESDNGHGSVKRHRMKAIQTSKHCNIICMYTAFTTTDSSANKGLTRGMDVYNTGIHMGRRLSSQSGSHKQRAYSVGLGRRCTSKDSEEVEDNYNSTDRDDTPASPCSVTSWDSNVGGIGYCAMAPAATGSTCSRSQRSIESKSMESFFGTRFPLGRLRSSISSGKQVPLKSHCLSAETDKQPDSEAPDYLPLVHLQLASGAFLLTEIYSDCVQIPLDRLKRASPYSLHRRSLSPAFRCTSPSAPSLSTTAKPPGALASHHVTFSPSACSLTKPTAPPFHHTPDDTPLILESKLLRRHLSDRDPATSPPDFPSSEEGSLELSVGLSQSQSLGQADSGRGSETDVCEGISAEPPDLQSSSLLAQEDLEGSSWATAVALAWLEHRCAGYFMEWELVAAKADFWLRCQELPEGVDLAGLRGAARQLFLLLRHWDENIKLNMLCYNPNNM; from the exons ATGGTGGGGCTGAGAAATCGCTCAACATGGGAACCACTGCTGCTCAAGGCCTCCAGCATCAAGTCTTGTGCCAACGGCTGCTCGATGGGCATCACTGCACACCTTACATACGCCAACGCTGATATAGAGTCTGTCGAAG GTGTTTTTGTGTACCCTCTCGGGGAAAAGGAGGTTGTGGTGGGCTTTGAGGCTGTGATCGCAGGCCGGCTAGTGGGGGTACAGATCCAGAGCCGAGGGAAGGTGAAAGACTGCTGTTTGGATTGCTGCCCTGGATCTGGTCTTGATGGACACTGTGGGAATGGCCGGGAGTGGGGCTGCTGCGGGACTTCCAGCTTGGATATGCAATGCACTAACG gGCATCTCATCCTGGATGAAGACCTGGAAAGAACCACTTTCATTGTGGGCTGTGGTATCATTGGCCCCATGGACATAGTGTCTGTTGTTATAAGCACTACGCTAGAACTCCCTACATTAGAAAACGGAGCAATTCGCATTGTCTACCCAACACTGCTTACACCGATCGTGACAGGCCAGATGACTGCAAGCAAGAGTGAAAATGGAGGGAAATCTGAGGAAACTGG GGGAACAAGCTGTTTTGGTGCCACCCCAGGGAAACAGGACAGAGCTTTGGACGCTGCGCAGCAGTGCTCCCACACCATCTTCACCAGTCCAGCTGCCAACCTGGCACCATATGAGCTCAACTTCCAGCTGCTGGTCAGAGCAGCCTGTCTGCTGGCTG GACTGGAGAGTCCTACTCATGCTTTGAGGGCAGACGCTGACCCGAGTGCCCAAAGTGCCTCTGCCACCTACATCACCTTGGCACAAGAGCATCCATATGACAGACACATAGAGATCATTTTGCACCTCAGTG AACCTCACAGTCCATTGGTCATCTTAGAGAGAGGCAGGCTGTCCTTCagccagtatgagcagcagacCTCTTCACGCCGTGATTTCATTCGCTGCACCCGCAAAGATTCAGACCCCGAAAGAAAG CTTGAGTTTGTGAGGAGGCGATACCACAAGGACATCCTCTGTAGCCCCGTTCTGATGCTCAATTTCTGCCCTGACTTGCTGTCTGAACCTCTGGAGCTGTACAAAGCCAGCAGAGAGTTGCTGTTCCTTGTTGATCGTAGTGGCAGCATGAGTGGCACCAACATTCATCGAGTAAAG gaAGCCATGGTGGTGGCTCTGAAGAGTCTGCCTTCTGGTACAATGCTCAACATTGTCGGCTTTGGGACCACGATCAAACCTCTGTTCACCTCCAGCAAGCTCTGCACTGAT GTGACTCTAAAGCAGGCCTATGAATACATCCAGAGGATGAGAGCAGATATGAGAGGCACCAACCTCCTGGGGGCACTGTCCTGGCTCTGCCAGCAGCCCATGCAGCGCTCATATCCTCGTCAGGTCTTCATCATCACGGATGGGTCTATAAGCAATGTGGCCAAAGTGCTGGAGCTGGTACGCAGAAACACATGCACTGGCAG ATGCTTTGGGCTAGGACTTGGCACCCGAGCCTGCAGGAGACTCCTGCAGGGCATGGCCAAACTGACAGGAGGGACCACAGAGTTCTTGGATGATGAAGAGAGACTACAGCCCAAG TTAATCAAGTCTCTAAAAAAGGCCTTTGAACCTGTGCTGACTGATGTTAGGATTGACTGGTACCTGCCAGAGAACATGGAAGCTCTTCTTTCACCCAATGAAATCCCTCCACTCTACCCTGGTGACTGCCTCATTGGATACTGCACTCTTTATGACATGACCAATTTCAAAGCAAAAAAGATAGAG TCTCAGGGTCAGGACTATAAAGGATTTCACCGTGGCTCTACTGGGTCAGTTTTTGGCCAGTCAAATGATGAGCTTTCACCTCCTCCTGCTTCTGAGTTAATGCCTGTGGTGACACATGCAGATGGCACTGACCTGGAGGAAGCTCTGAGGGAAATTTCCAGAGAAATTTCTTCTGAGTTCTCCTGTGCCAGAGACACTGACCCTGGAACCAGTCCAG GTGTGGAGCTGGACATGTCCAGTGATATAAGGAGGAGGATCCAGGAGAGTTCTTATATTCAGGAGCAGTATGTTCTCACTCACTGCTCCCTCAGCAGTGAGCGTAGTCTTCAAACTCAGTCCCAGTCGCATGTACATGTCTCGAACTCAGATTCTGCAGGCGGGACCTTTCTGTCTGATTCTCATTGCTCTGGTCCAGTGTTGGATACAGGGTCTCTACCACAAGGCCTTGAGAAGATGGCCCCTCCAGAACAGAGGTCATCCTTGTCTCGATGGGCAGACCCAGCATGGCAGCAAAACCTTTCAGCTGAAACTCCTGACAACGATGCGAGAAAG AATGGGTGTTTGGAGAGAAGCGAGGAATATCGTAGGAGGCAGAAAGCACTAGCACGTTCAACTATGGCAGCACGAAGTTTCTCATCACCCCAGGGTGAACTAGAGATGCATCGCCTTAGGAGAGCTCTGGAGAGGGTCTCTTTTGACCAGACACTAGGAGGGAGACTGGATGAAAGTGATGGGGAAACAAAGCCTTCATCAAGAGGGACAGTTTCCCACCGGAGCCTCACAGACTCCA ATGGACTCCTGTTTCCTGCCTCTCCCCTGGACTGGGATAACCTCACAGACCCTGAGTATTTCTTCACTGCTGTACCTCCAGAGGATCCTCCACCAGGTCAGTGCCGCTCCTTGATTCACGGCCACCTGAGCGGCAAACCAGTGTCCTGGGAGGTCACTGTGGACCTGGGGCATCTCTGGACCCCTGAGGGTGAGGAAATCACAGGGGTTGATAGATGTGGAGGTGGAGGGGAAGAAGGAGGGAAACCATGGGAGGAGATCATTCACCAACTGACTGCTCGCTCAGTTATAAAGGACTTTGAGAAAATGGCAGAAAAGGAGAGTGATAATGGACATG GTTCAGTTAAACGACACCGTATGAAGGCTATTCAGACAAGTAAGCATTGTAACATCATCTGTATGTACACAGCCTTCACTACCACAGACAGCAGCGCCAACAAAGGCTTGACGAGAGGCATGGATGTTTACAACACTG ggATTCATATGGGAAGGAGACTGAGTTCTCAGTCAGGTAGTCACAAGCAGAGAGCCTACTCTGTGGGACTGGGCAGACGGTGTACCAGCAAAGACAGCGAAGAGGTCGAAGACAACTATAACTCTACAG ACAGAGATGACACTCCTGCCTCACCCTGTAGCGTTACATCCTGGGACTCTA ATGTAGGTGGCATCGGCTACTGTGCTATGGCCCCTGCAGCAACTGGCAGCACCTGCAGTCGTTCACAGCGATCCATAGAGAGCAAGTCAATGGAGAGCTTCTTTGGGACCAG GTTCCCACTAGGCAGACTCAGGTCTTCCATCTCGTCAGGGAAGCAGGTTCCTCTGAAGTCCCACTGTTTATCTGCAGAGACTGACAAACAACCTGACAGTGAAGCTCCTGACTACCTGCCTCTG GTGCATCTGCAGCTTGCGTCAGGAGCTTTTCTGCTCACAGAGATTTACTCCGACTGTGTCCAGATCCCTCTGGACCGACTTAAAAGAGCATCACCTTACAGTCTGCATCGTCGCAGTCTCAGTCCAGCCTTCCGCTGTACATCTCCTAGTGCTCCCTCTTTATCTACCACTGCCAAACCTCCAGGCGCTCTCGCTAGCCACCATGTTACCTTTTCTCCCTCTGCGTGCTCCCTCACCAAGCCAACTGCTCCTCCTTTCCATCACACTCCAGATGACACCCCACTGATTTTGGAGTCAAAGCTTTTAAGAAGACACTTATCTGACCGAGACCCTGCCACCTCACCCCCTGACTTCCCCAGCTCTGAAGAAGGCTCTTTGGAGCTATCTGTCGGCCTCTCTCAGAGCCAGAGCCTTGGCCAAGCGGACAGTGGTCGTGGTTCAGAGACAGACGTCTGTGAGGGCATTTCAGCTGAGCCACCAGACCTCCAGAGCAGCAGCCTGCTGGCTCAGGAGGATTTGGAGGGCTCAAGCtgggccacagctgtggctctGGCTTGGCTGGAGCACCGATGTGCTGGCTACTTCATGGAGTGGGAGCTAGTAGCAGCAAAAGCAGACTTCTGGCTACGTTGTCAGGAGCTGCCAGAGGGTGTGGACCTGGCAGGGCTCAGAGGAGCAGCCAGACAGCTGTTCCTGCTGCTGCGCCACTGGGATGAGAATATTAAACTTAACATGCTGTGTTATAACCCCAATAACATGTGA